One stretch of Podospora bellae-mahoneyi strain CBS 112042 chromosome 2, whole genome shotgun sequence DNA includes these proteins:
- a CDS encoding hypothetical protein (EggNog:ENOG503P2CK; COG:S), which produces MLLKAIDIGAASQADLQNASNISRSLGGLPLALAQIGGFVTQRKLSLQEVLPLYERYAAKIDARKAPRSDYAHTLSTVWDVSYQKLSANPTRLLYLLSYFDPNGISEDILIHGSEGLSESFAFLSDELDLGDASEELGPEDPFIAYSLNNITLAYTEVNAQDLACETHQEAIRLRLKVNSDRIGNSYSNMSSLLLRMGRPDEAEEMLARCPSLKDFTDEIFLSTGNTRFSGDMHWPFAADLLGNRLKTCDSQYDIASMLYRDGHVSSAVNLLEEVVGISETPVQGQGQQARALFKLSQIQGENGREAESAALKERVV; this is translated from the exons ATGCTTCTCAAGGCTATCGACATCGGCGCTGCATCACAGGCCGATCTTCAGAATGCTTCAAACATCAGTCGGAGCCTTGGGGGGTTACCCCTGGCGCTAGCTCAGATTGGCGGTTTTGTCACTCAACGCAAGTTGTCTTTGCAAGAGGTCCTCCCGCTATATGAGCGTTACGCCGCCAAAATCGACGCCCGGAAGGCTCCTAGAAGCGACTACGCACATACCCTGAGCACTGTGTGGGATGTCTCATACCAAAAGTTATCAGCAAACCCCACTCGGCTTCTCTACTTACTATCTTACTTCGACCCGAATGGTATCTCAGAAGACATCTTGATCCATGGCTCTGAGGGCCTCAGCGAAAGTTTTGCATTCCTATCAGATGAGCTTGA CCTAGGTGATGCTTCGGAAGAGCTTGGACCTGAGGATCCCTTCATTGCCTATAGTCTTAACAACATCACGCTGGCATATACTGAGGTGAACGCACAGGATCTGGCCTGTGAGACTCATCAGGAGGCCATTAGACTCCGACTGAAGGTGAATAGTGACAGAATCGGCAATTCATACAGCAACATGTCGAGTCTACTTCTCCGCATGGGCCGTCCGGATGAAGCGGAGGAGATGCTCGCAAGATGTCCCTCCCTGAAGGACTTCACTGATGAGATCTTTCTCAGCACTGGAAATACTCGCTTCTCAGGGGACATG CACTGGCCTTTCGCCGCGGATTTATTGGGAAACCGGCTCAAAACTTGCGACTCTCAGTACGATATAGCCTCGATGCTGTACCGGGACGGCCACGTTAGCTCAGCTGT TAacctgctggaggaggttgttgggattTCGGAGACTCCGGTCCAGGGACAAGGACAGCAAGCTCGTGCTCTATTCAAGCTTTCTCAGATACAGGGGGAGAATGGAAGAGAGGCTGAAAGCGCGGCTCTCAAGGAACGGGTTGTTTAG